The Altererythrobacter sp. CAU 1644 genome has a window encoding:
- a CDS encoding molecular chaperone DnaJ, producing MLRLVIIVAIASVFCKWALGKWPWDYLRPTSTRQQAIFKARKLLAVRENATHSEILEAHKRLITMVHPDRGGSNDQVHEANAARDLLLDELPDVLPDQN from the coding sequence ATGCTGCGGCTGGTCATCATCGTCGCGATCGCGAGCGTGTTCTGCAAATGGGCGCTGGGCAAGTGGCCATGGGACTATCTGCGCCCGACTTCGACCCGGCAGCAGGCGATCTTCAAGGCGCGCAAGCTGCTTGCCGTCCGCGAGAATGCGACCCACTCGGAAATCCTCGAGGCGCACAAACGGCTGATCACCATGGTTCATCCCGACCGTGGCGGCTCCAACGACCAGGTGCACGAGGCCAATGCCGCGCGCGACCTGCTGCTCGACGAACTCCCCGACGTTCTCCCCGACCAGAACTGA